AATTTAACTCGTTCAGGATTTTAGGTGGTGTCTGTTAAGGCTAGCCAGCTCACAGTAAACACGTACATGACAGAACAACAATCTCgggtttgttttgaaaatttgAATTCCGCTGCTCTTTCTCGCGGGGTCCTCTGACGTTCAATCAACTGCCTGAACGTAAAGAATTACATACTTTTAATGTGTGCTGTAATTAAaattagttgtttattttatctatgAATTCAATTAACATATTACATTCCTCGATTTAATACAGCTATACTAAcgacacttttatttttttaattttttatttttagtcaggCAGTAAGGGGCACGCATAGGTCGTAAATATTGAAATTGTGTAATAGTAGCCAAACGTTTTTCCCATTTAAGAAACCTAATGAGAATATATGAAATCTAATTACAGCTATGTTTGTCCTATACAGTTTGAGAATTTTAAGAATATTTCTTTCATGCGGTTTTATTTCTACGGGTGATGTAACGACACAAGCTGTAACCGTCTCGACGTCATTTTGTAGTCCATTTGACCTCAGACGCCGGAGAATCCATTTGCTGTTGTTAGCTAAGCTGCTGAAAGTTGTgtaacaaggaaaacaaaaggacaCAGCTCGTGGGAGGACTCGTTCATTCACGTTATATAGAGGGTCTGTCCTCATACGTCTGCCCtccaaatctttatttttaatcatcattcggtaaaaatgttctcactgTCAACATCGTTTCAGCCACAGCAGGTAAGCCGACTGGATAGCACTTTTGATTTAGCTAGCTGATGCTAATGTGTGCTCTTCTGACAACTTATCTGTATTTTGGTTATGCTGTCACTGTTGTAAGGGAGTTATAACAACAAGAGCCACTGTTAGtgttgttttttgccatatatTCGCTTATGGTCAATGACAACTTAGCtcggctaatgttagcattaacaagtCAAAGCTAGGTTGCTTTATAATCAGCATGACATCACGTACGCCTTTTCAATGGGAGGTCCCCGATAAGGTTGTTGCGGTTTCCATTATGACCTAACCATACGTTTCATGTGGGTAGAGCTGGATTTTAGGTAAATTCATGGGTGCTAACTTAATCTTAAAAGATCGGAGGTTGCATAACTCGCATACATCTGACGTATGTGGGCCAATGTGGAGAGTCAGCCTGAATAACACTGACATAACAGTCCTGTCCTACATCACGTCCCGGAAGGTTCTCCTGAAGTCCAGCAAAACTGACACATGTTTACAAACTTATGTGACTATTTTGTACATgtattaaatgtcatattataggcTACATCTCACCACGTGTTTATAAGGCTGTTCTTGACCCCCCCTCCTGTTGTTATGTGTCTGCCAGATGATAGTGCCCCTCGGCCAGCTCATCAATGCCCTCCACTCTCTGAAGAACTCGGCTACAGCCTCAGTCCAGGCCCTGCACAAAGACTTCACTCCAGAGCACAGTTCATTTCTCAAAGAGGTGAGATTTACACCATATATGCATGACACACTTAAGTGATTCCATGAGGATGCAATATGTAATTATCATAATCAAAAAGtcagtgtaaagaaaaaaataacaagcaTGTCTGGATTCAATCATAGCATTTATCTTAAACACAGTAATAATCATGTAAGCATTAtgctttgtttttcaatttCACACCAGCCAAGAAATGTATTGTTAAACCTAACaatacctgtttttttttaccaatttaTCTGTCAATATGATGATTTGCAAAATGTATTGATCAGTATGTTAATTTCTATATGTGtctaaaaaaaagtataatatgtcatataaatatttgtaaatgctcttttaaagttattttttgctaTGATAGCTGTCTTACAAAATGTGCAGATAACCTACTTTGGGTCTCCTTTCTTCACAGCCCACTGTGAGTCTGAGGGACCTTGGCCTGTCGGATATCAGGGTGAGTCAGCTGGATGAGCTGGTCAGCAGGTTACTGCCTATACCAGGACCAGAAAGACCTCCTGCTGTTCCTTCGACATGGAGGACGAGTCACATTTCTGCAGACAGCTTCTTTCACAACAAGCATGGTGAGCAGCTCAGGCCGTTGAAAGGATATCCATCTTTTTAGAGTTGCTTACTGTTATATCATGTAAAGCAAAACGAACCTTTTGCACTTTTTTGTCTCACAGGGTTTTCACACAGAAGGTTGGGGGTTTTTGGTTCCCCAATATTCCACAGACAATACCATAGTCCTCTAAAAGAAGTTTGCTCACAAGTACAATTCTTACCTGGTAAGAAATTAACTTTTGAATACTTAATCTGCTGTGTCAGCGTTATCTACATGTATGAAGGGCTTGTCATTTAAagtaatatttcatgttttgtgtgttttccctgtgtctctgtttagTATGGGTCCAGAGTCGGGGTTTCAAGACACTAAGAACAAAGACCAGACGGATGGAGTCTGCTTATGAGGGTCCAGTGGAGTCTGAGGCCTACACACCAGCTTTCATGAAGGTCAGCACAGTTCCAGCAGTCTGTTTAATGTCTGACGTCCCACTGATCAACTAACCAACTCTCCCTCCGTGTCCCCTGACAGGGGTTCCTCCAGAGGGACAAGGGACCAGATGTTCAGTCACTGGACCAAGTGACGAAACAAAAGAACCTTCCAGAAAACCAGCAGGAGGCTTTCAAGACCGGTTTCACTGAGGGCTTCATGAGGTCTCAGGCCTTTACTCAGAGAACACAAGGCATGCGGCTCACTCACTTGGCCATCAGGCACCACTGTTATCAtccagaaagaaaagaaaccttATATAATCGAAGAGGGATAGAACTCGTGgctaactcttttttttttttctctccactgttTTGACAGACTCTCTGAGGAGAACCAGGTTGATCCTGTTGGTCCTCCTACTCATTGGTATTTATGGCCTGTCAAGAACCCCGTTTCTCTCGGGTAAAGGCTCCTTTTCTGACGCTGGTTTGTTTCAATTCTCGTTCTTTCCTATGCTTGCACATCAACTCAAAACCCTTACACGCACACTGCAAAGAGAACAAAGCTTGTTAGCGTCTCCAAGCTTTTATAATCAAGTCAGTGTTAGCTTACATATTTGATGCGGtatgtttttggtgtgtgtacCATCAGCTTAATAAGACATGATATCTCTCCTATGGTGTGCATGTAGAGCGTGACTGCATATTCAAATAGTTGGATAAAGCATCACACATTTGGATCATGGTATTGACGTGTGTGCTGCAGTGAGCATAGTCTATCATTGAGAGACACTGTAAAGAAGCTGGAAGTGTTTCTGGATCCGCTGTGCTGAAGAAGCTGTTTTTGGATTTCACAGTGAGGTTCCGCACCACATCTGGTCTGGACTCAGCCGTCGACCCCATCCAGATGAAGAATGTGACATTTGAGCACGTCAAAGGAGTGGAGGAGGCAAAGAATGAACTACAAGATGTTGTCGAGTTTCTCAAGAACCCACAGAAGTTTACTGTTCTGGGTGGAAAGCTGCCTAAAGGTACAATAACTGAACTTGTCCAGGAAAATAGCCTATTGCACAAATTTAGCAAATAAtcttttcctgtattttttcatatgttatttgaattattttcctCTGTTATCCTCTCAGGGATCCTCCTCATTGGTCCACCAGGCACGGGAAAGACTCTGTTGGCACGAGCCGTGGCAGGAGAGGCTGATGTGCCTTTTTACTACGCCTCCGGATCAGAGTTTGATGAGATGTTCGTGGGTGTCGGTGCGGGTCGCATCAGGAACCTTTTCAGTAAGTTTTCTGGATCTGAGAAAGTTAGATGAACCAGTGAGGATGTAGCCACACGACGacaatttctctttctttttgttgtggtttgCAGAGGAGGCAAAAGCCAACGCTCCCTGTGTCATCTTCATCGATGAACTGGACAGCGTTGGAGGGAAGAGGATTGAGTCTCCTATGCATCCTTACTCCAGACAAACCattaaccagctgctggctgaaaTGGATGGGTCAGTTTGAatgcagtgacatttttaaactgcATAGTGTGAATAAAATATTGCTGCTGAGAACTTTAATTTCCTTACTCTGAATGTCTTGTTATTTTCCAGGTTTAAACCAAATGAAGGAGTCATCGTCATTGGGGCTACAAACTTTGCTGAGGCTCTGGATaagtatgttttcatttcaaataaatatatattttttaacatgtttttaatttgccaGTTTAACTAGAACAACAAGTATGACCTGCTGATGTCCTGCAACAGGTCAAGCTGTAAAAAAGGTCAAtccatacagtatgtacatataGTTCATGTATACAAAACTGCTCCAGTTTTATTGCCTCCCACTCTGTAACCTCTGTCCTCTGATTGATCCTTTTGCCCTTGTCTTAGTTTCAGTATATCACTGTCTGAATCAAACCCTTTtcattcacacaaaacacaaacacatgaggaCATATATTGACCACTGGCCTGTTTTGCAGCTGCTACAGAAACAGTAATTTTGCATACTAATTTGCATACGTTACTTTAATTGTGTTCTGCACCCAGTGCTACTTCTCTAGCTTTACCCTGAGGGTCAATTACAAACCCATGAGTTGATTTTGAGTTCAGAAAAATAACATGGGAGCCTTGTAGTTTAACTTGTATTTGGGTTTTGACGCTGTAAGGTCGGACATTTCACAAAATGGAAGAATGAATCTACTATGAGTCTTAATTATTACAACTTTGGCACTACTTTTCAGCGCTCTGGTAAGACCTGGGAGGTTTGACATGCAGGTGACTGTACCTCGCCCAGATGTGAAAGGACGCACTGAAATTCTCAACTGGTACCTCTCCAAGATTAAAATGGACTCTGGTAGGTCTGAAGAGAACAGTACAACTGAAAACTCTTTTTAAAGCATTCAAAGCAGAGAGAATAcctttgtttgcttttctgtaaAGTACATCATTGTTTACTGAACAGTGACCACCTTTTATAAAGAAGGCATtttctattgtgtgtgtgtgtgtgtgtgttcttttacAGCCGTGGAAGCGGAGATTATTGCCCGGGGCACAGTGGGATTCTCTGGTGCAGAGCTCGAGAACCTGGTGAACCAGGCAGCCCTGAAGGCGGCCGTGGACGGGAAAGAGATGGTCACAATGAAGGACCTGGAGTTCGCTAAGGACAAGATCCTCATGGGTGAGTGCACGCGGTGTTCAGATCTGCTCTGCAGCCCTCGCATCACGTCACATGAGAAGGATTACCAGTTCTTCATTCTTCAGAGACGTTCAGAGACAGGAAGAACAATCAGTAAAAAGCTTTTAATCAGTTCTAATCCTTTTTATTGTGTCCTTTTCATACCAGGCCCGGAGAGGAGGAGCGTTGAAATCGACAAGAAGAATAAGACCATCACCGCCTACCACGAGTCCGGCCACGCCATCGTTGCCTATTACACCAAAGACGCAATGCCCATCAATAAGGCCACTATCATGCCCAGGGGACCAACTCTTGGCCATGTGAGCATGAGTTTGTCACGTCCCATCATATTCAGTCGTCCTCACCAGTGCTCTTTATGTCCTAAAACAAACACGTCTCGCTCCCGCAGGTTTCCATGCTCCCAGAGAACGACCGCTGGAGTGAAACGAGAGCCCAGCTGTTGGCTCAGATGGACGTCAGTATGGGTGGTCGAGTAGCAGAGGAGCTGATCTTTGGAGACGACTACATTACCACTGGTGCGAGATTAAAGAGGATTTGATGTAGTAGATATGTCTTGTGTCAGTCCTGTTGTTTTACCACCAACAGAAATGCAGTGTGACCACTTATTTAAACAGTTCTTCTTAACCACTGTATGTCCTGCAAAGACAAACGAGTGCTGATGTGTGGTTATTGTTGATTTTAGGAGCATCCAGTGACTTCGACGGTGCAACCAAAATAGCGAAAATGATGGTGACCAGGTTCGGCATGAGTGACAAggtaaaatttaaatttgtgtgGCTGGTGACTGAACATTTTTGGCCCTTCCCTCTTACATAGAAGACAGATCTTTTCACTAAATAGTGCTGTTATGGAGCTTTTACTATCCCACATCACTATAGGCAGCTAGTCTACATAACTTAATCAATTAGATCTTTATTTAAAGTGCTTATAACTGACCAGTAACTACAAGTGAGTCATGGATGAGAAATGTCTGTTGTTCATTTAACCTGAGGATGTAATTCGTGTTTTGTTGCAGCTCGGCGTCATGACCTATGGCGACATGACCAAGCAGAGCCCCGAGACGCAAGCCGCCGTCGAACAGGAAGTCAGGGTTTTACTGAAGGTGGGCTCCCCACAGCGCTCTCAAACTATCTTTAATTTACAGTTATATCAATACTGATGGTTTTATAACATGAATTTCTAATCTAAATCTTTCTCTTCTGGCTAGGACTCGTATGAACGTGCTAAAAACATCCTGAAGACTTACAGTAAAGAGCATGAGAAGCTAGCTGACGCCCTGCTAAGACACGAAACTCTGGATGCCAAAGAGATCAAGATGGTGCTGGAGGGCAAATCACTGGACCACTAGATACCTCATTAGACATTTTAGACTCTTGtaacatgtatatatatatatgaatctGTGCAATCAGGCACAGGCCTTTTGGAGGccttgtatttcatttatttgtatcCCCTCTTATTATCAACGTGACGATGACACTGAAATAATTGTTTCACCCCCTTTATATAAATTTTTATCTCATtaattgtcatttgtttttgagaTTTCAAACAGAGACCTTTGGtttcatattgattttttttttttttttttaaatcacttcacagttaaattgattaaaaaaacaacaaaaaaaaacaacatgttcatCACAAGTTTGTCGACTACAATTCACAAAAGATGTTTGAGGTTTCGTTAAGGGCATGTTGTCCGTCAAGGCAAATGACTTCTGAAGCAGTTTTATGCATCAGTGTCATGTTTGCTATCAAAGCCAGGTTCTAAGACAAATCGATGGACACAGATCATTGTTAATTAGTATCAAAGatattaatttcatttatgTCTCTATGTCTCATTTTAAACTTGTACAGACCAGTGAACACCATAGGACCTTAAAGTACCTCAATTTAGAATGTACCATTTGGCTGTAGCAAGGTACAGGTGATAACGCTGTCAATTGTCAAACACTTCAtattagagttttttttttctctctaaatgATGTATTTCAGTTACATTTACCATATGCTATCTatgttcttatttatttaagtgCCCAAAGGTATGTCCTCTTTCTGAAATTAGCGATAGGCCCTCACCTCCTATTCTAAGCTCATCTGTAACTGATGAATGAGGGGAAaatgtgtatatactgtaagaGTGTAAAAGGATTGGCTTTGCGCTTCTGTTTGTTCCTTTAGAAAAAAGGCCTTCTTGAAGCTCAAATAAAGGTTACTCTTCCTCATGAATGTGTACTGCATTATTGATTTTTGAGTTTTTCCCACAAATCCAGTAGACGCAGAGCTGCATTAGGCATTTGAAGTCCTAGATACACCTTATTTTTTAGCtatgtttctgtctttgctaACCTATGGCCTTAAAAACCAATGCAAGGAGCTCTTTGTATAATTATGAGTAACACATGTTTATGCATAATAATTTGTTTATATAGAAATATCAATTAGATCAGCTACTCGCTGTTAGCAGTGATTTATAAGCGCGCATCAATGCAGTCATGTCCACCTAAGTAATGCTACATTTAGTAACATCTATGTAGTAAAACGCTCTTTCTTGTAGAGACAACGCGGCCACAGGTTGCACTCAAAATTACCAGTCAGAGGATTTAGTATAATCTTAGTATACACACTGTCCTTTTGTCAATCTGCAAAGAAGAACAAAAGCTTATTCACCGCTGTCTTTGAGTGATCTTAACCTACAATTAGTGTATTTAGTTCCAGAGGGAAGCCAACTGCAGATGCAACAAGCCAGGGCATTGTTGTGTCCTCTTGCTCCTTTTCATTGACTCCTGGCAGAAATGTTTATAAAAAGGGCACAGCCACACTAGTTCTGACCAAAGACAGCAACCAGGGCTGAACATCAAGCTTCACTATGGAGAGGCTTTCTCTTTGGCTTTCAGAATAAAGCAATGAAATCCCCACGAGCATCTCAAAGTGACAATGGAAGACGCAGAGGACAGCATAGCTATCATTGGGATTGGATGCAATTTCCCTGGAGGTATGATTCAATTATGATGCTGTTGCAAGGATTTAGGATTTTGTCTCCGTGGTTGTCTTCATTCGAGGTAAATTATCgccatctgttttattttaggcGAGGGGCTGGACAATTTCTGGAAGGTCCTGTTGGAAGGGAAGAACTGCGTAGTAGATATTCCAGCTGAAAGGTTCGACTCCACTTTTTGGTTTGATGCTGATGAGAGCAAACCCGGAAAGACACGAACAACCAAAGCAGCTCTTATAGACGGGTAAGCATTATACTACGCGTTAATCCTTCCCTTGAGAGATGTTTGGATTTTGATGGATCTGCTACTGCTGTATAATTTCAGGTTTAACGAGTTTGATCACAAGTTTTTTGGCATCAGCGAAGCAGAGGCTGATTTCATGGACCCTCAGCAGAAACTCCTCCTTCAGTGCACATACAGGGCGTTAGAAGATGCAGGAATGGCTATGGAAAGGATCAGCGGGAGCAGAACCGGAGTTTACATAGGTGCCCACAATCGCTCTATGATACATGTTAAATTTCTTGCACACAATTTAACGAAGTTGTAACCcactctattttttttattttttattgtgatgTTGCAGGTCTTATGAACAGGGATTATGAGATGCTCCAAAGTAACAACCCCAATGCTATAACCCACTACAACGGCACTGGAACGGCCATGAGTGTGGCTGCCAATAGAATTTCCTTCAGCTTTAATCTCACTGGCCCTTCTTTTGCCATTGACAGTGCTTGTTCCTCATCTTTGGTGGCTCTACATCTAGCATGCCAGGCTATAAAGCAAGGTATTTGTTTATCTATTCCCCACAAAAGCCGTACCTAATAGCTAGTTTACCGAGATGTGgtatttaaatattcattcattcaattttctttttcaaccaGGAGACTGTGAGATGGCTTTGTGTGGAGGTGTCAGCTGTATCATAGAGCCCAGAGTGTTTGTTGCGCTCAGCAAGGCCAAGATGATCTCACCTGAAGGGACCAGCAAACCTTTCTCCAGGAGAGCAGATGGTTACGGTCGAGGGGAGGGCTGCGGGGTTGTTCTCCTCAAGCCTCTGAAAAATGTAAGAACATTATTGCAATTATGTAATTTCGTGTGATCACATACAGTAGAAGTAATAGCTACCGTGCTAATGGTCTGACTTTCTATACAAAGGCCGTAAAAGACTGCAACAAAATATGGGGTGTCATCGGCAAAACAGCAGTCAACCAAGACGGACGATCGGTCACTCCAATCACCAAACCTTCCGTGATGCAACAAGAGGAGCTGCTGCGAAGAATCTACTCTGAGTCTGACCTTGCAGACGTTCAGTACATAGAGGCACATGGGACTGGAACCCCAGTGGGAGACCCAACGGAGGCAGGGAGCATCTCCAACGTCATCGCTAAAGCCCGAGCTCCTGGTTCAGAGACACTGCGGATCGGCTCTGTGAAGGGTAACATTGGACATACAGAATCTGCAGCTGGGGTGGCCGGACTCATTAAGGTTCTCCTGATGATGAAGCACGAGACCATTGTTCCCACTGTTTTCTACTCTGAAGACAATGCAAGTGTAAACGTAAAAGCTCTTAATTTAAATATTCCATCTAGAGCTGA
This DNA window, taken from Seriola aureovittata isolate HTS-2021-v1 ecotype China chromosome 20, ASM2101889v1, whole genome shotgun sequence, encodes the following:
- the LOC130161515 gene encoding ATP-dependent zinc metalloprotease YME1L1-like isoform X2, with translation MFSLSTSFQPQQMIVPLGQLINALHSLKNSATASVQALHKDFTPEHSSFLKEPTVSLRDLGLSDIRVSQLDELVSRLLPIPGPERPPAVPSTWRTSHISADSFFHNKHGFSHRRLGVFGSPIFHRQYHSPLKEVCSQVQFLPVWVQSRGFKTLRTKTRRMESAYEGPVESEAYTPAFMKGFLQRDKGPDVQSLDQVTKQKNLPENQQEAFKTGFTEGFMRSQAFTQRTQDSLRRTRLILLVLLLIGIYGLSRTPFLSVRFRTTSGLDSAVDPIQMKNVTFEHVKGVEEAKNELQDVVEFLKNPQKFTVLGGKLPKGILLIGPPGTGKTLLARAVAGEADVPFYYASGSEFDEMFVGVGAGRIRNLFKEAKANAPCVIFIDELDSVGGKRIESPMHPYSRQTINQLLAEMDGFKPNEGVIVIGATNFAEALDNALVRPGRFDMQVTVPRPDVKGRTEILNWYLSKIKMDSAVEAEIIARGTVGFSGAELENLVNQAALKAAVDGKEMVTMKDLEFAKDKILMGPERRSVEIDKKNKTITAYHESGHAIVAYYTKDAMPINKATIMPRGPTLGHVSMLPENDRWSETRAQLLAQMDVSMGGRVAEELIFGDDYITTGASSDFDGATKIAKMMVTRFGMSDKLGVMTYGDMTKQSPETQAAVEQEVRVLLKDSYERAKNILKTYSKEHEKLADALLRHETLDAKEIKMVLEGKSLDH
- the LOC130161515 gene encoding ATP-dependent zinc metalloprotease YME1L1-like isoform X1, translated to MFSLSTSFQPQQMIVPLGQLINALHSLKNSATASVQALHKDFTPEHSSFLKEPTVSLRDLGLSDIRVSQLDELVSRLLPIPGPERPPAVPSTWRTSHISADSFFHNKHGFSHRRLGVFGSPIFHRQYHSPLKEVCSQVQFLPVWVQSRGFKTLRTKTRRMESAYEGPVESEAYTPAFMKGFLQRDKGPDVQSLDQVTKQKNLPENQQEAFKTGFTEGFMRSQAFTQRTQDSLRRTRLILLVLLLIGIYGLSRTPFLSGKGSFSDAVRFRTTSGLDSAVDPIQMKNVTFEHVKGVEEAKNELQDVVEFLKNPQKFTVLGGKLPKGILLIGPPGTGKTLLARAVAGEADVPFYYASGSEFDEMFVGVGAGRIRNLFKEAKANAPCVIFIDELDSVGGKRIESPMHPYSRQTINQLLAEMDGFKPNEGVIVIGATNFAEALDNALVRPGRFDMQVTVPRPDVKGRTEILNWYLSKIKMDSAVEAEIIARGTVGFSGAELENLVNQAALKAAVDGKEMVTMKDLEFAKDKILMGPERRSVEIDKKNKTITAYHESGHAIVAYYTKDAMPINKATIMPRGPTLGHVSMLPENDRWSETRAQLLAQMDVSMGGRVAEELIFGDDYITTGASSDFDGATKIAKMMVTRFGMSDKLGVMTYGDMTKQSPETQAAVEQEVRVLLKDSYERAKNILKTYSKEHEKLADALLRHETLDAKEIKMVLEGKSLDH